The following is a genomic window from Chitinophaga caseinilytica.
TCGATCACGGCGCGGTATTTATCGCGCTTGGTTTTATATACGAGGTCTTCCGCGTCTTTACGGGTGATCGGCAGGTTGGTGGGGATGGTTACCACGTCCAGCTTGTAGATTTCCCAGAACTCGCCGGCTTCGGTAGTGGCCGTACCGGTCATACCACCGAGTTTGTGGTACATACGGAAGTAGTTCTGCAGGGTAATGGTGGCGAACGTTTGGGTGGCGGCTTCCACTTTCACGTTTTCCTTGGCTTCGATCGCCTGATGCAGGCCATCGGAGTAACGGCGGCCATCGAGGATACGGCCGGTTTGCTCGTCCACGATTTTCACTTTCCCGTCCATCACCACGTATTCCACGTCTTTTTCGAAGAGGGTGTACGCTTTGAGGAGCTGCTGCACGGAGTGGATGCGTTCCGATTTCACGGCGAAGTCCTGGAGGAGCTGGTCTTTCCGGGCCATTTTATCTTCGGCGGTCAGGTCCATTTTTTCCAGTTCCGCGATTTCGGAGCCAACGTCCGGCATTACGAAAAACGCGGGGTCTTCGCCGGCGCCGGTGATGAGGGCGATACCTTTATCGGTGAGGTCTACGCTGTTGTTCTTTTCGTCGATATGGAACAGGAGGCCTTCGTCTACCTTGGGCATTTCGCGCTGCTGGTCGGCGATGTAATAGTTCTCCGCTTTCTGCTGGAGCACTTTCATGCCGGGTTCGCTGAGGTATTTGATGAGGGCGCTGTTCTTGGGGAGGCCGCGATGGGCGCGCATGAGCGCGAGGCCGCCCGTTTTCGGGTCGTCTTTCCCTTCGGCGATGAGCTTCTTGGCTTCGAGGAGGCTGGAGGTCACGATCTTGCGCTGCTCTTCCACCAGCCGCTGGATGCGGGGCTTCAGGGTGTGGAACTCCTGCTCGTCGCCACGGGGGATAGGGCCGGAGATGATGAGCGGGGTACGCGCATCGTCGATCAAAACACTGTCCACCTCATCCACCATCGCGAAGTGGTGCTTGCGCTGCACCATTTCTTCGGGGCTGTGCACCATGTTATCGCGCAGGTAATCGAAGCCGAATTCGTTGTTGGTACCGTAGGTAATGTCTGCCTGGTAAGCGTTGCGGCGCTCGAAGGAGTTGGGCTGGTGCTTGTCGATGCAATCCACGGTGATGCCGAGGAATTCGAACAGGGGGCCGTTCCATTCGGAGTCACGACGTGCGAGGTAATCGTTCACCGTTACCACGTGCACGCCTTCGCCGGTGAGGGCGTTGAGGTAAGCGGGGAGCGTGGAAACGAGGGTTTTACCTTCACCCGTCGCCATTTCGGAAATTTTACCCTGGTGCAATACCATACCGCCGATCAGCTGTACGTCGTAATGCACCATGTTCCAGGTTACTTCCGTACCGCCCGCGATCCAGGTGTTCTTCCAGGCCACTTTGTCACCTTCGATGGTCACATAGTCGCGCAGAACGGCGAGGTTGCGGTCCATATCGGTAGCGGTGGCGGTGATAACGGGATTTTCCTTGAGCCTGCGGGCCGATTCCTTCACGACTGCAAATGCTTCGGGAAGGAGCTGGTTGAGGACTTCTTCTATTTTCTTGTTACGATCTTTCTGGAGCTTGTCGATCTCACGGTAGATGAGATCTTTGGTGTTCACGTCCTCTTCGGACTCTGCGGAAGTTTTCTTCTCTGCGATCTCCCGGTCTATTTCGGCCAGGTGATCCTTGATACGGGAACGGAAAACCTGCGTTTTGCCACGCAGTTCGTCGATAGGCAGGGATGACAGTTTTTCATACTCCTCGTTGATCTGCTTCACCATGGGAAGGATCAGCCTGATGTCTCGCTCAGACTTGTTTCCTCCGAAAAGCTTTGTTAAAAAACCTAGCATGTTAAAATTTTCGATGTCTAAAAGAATAAAGGAACCTGGTTGCGGGGGAAATATAGTCAAATATTAAGCCCGGATGCCAGGTTGTGACAAGGTGGCAGGAGCAGGCCTGCGGACCAAGGCTGGTAAAATTAGGAATTTTTGGGGGATGACCCTATCAAATCCCGGAAAAATTAAGCCTGCCGCGGTATTTCTGCCGTTTGGAAGGAGAAAATGCAGGATTTCTGCGGACGGGAAACGCCCCCGCCCCCGGAAGCCCTTTTTACAGCCCCGTTCCCCATCCCCGACTTCCTTAAAAAAAATAATTAGTGTTGGATAGACACTATCCCACAAAAAATGAGCACATTCGTGTCCGGCATTTTCCGCTTTTTCATCACAAAAAGTAAAAAATGTGGAAATACTTTTTATAAATTTAAAGGTTTTAATCACCGTATTAGATTTTTACAAACAACACGTCTATGAAGCAGATACAGCCTAAGAGTCTTTTCGTTGCCAGCTGCCTGGCCCTGCTTGTCACTTCCTTATCCTTCGGGATTCGCGCCGGCATCCTCGGACAGCTGGGCGTGCAATTCCATCTGAACGCCCAGGAATTATCCATCATCGCCGGTACTGCTTTTTGGGGTTTCCCGCTCGCCGTTGTGCTGGGCGGTTTCATCGTAGATGCCATCGGCATGAAACGCCTGCTCATCGCGGCATTCGTGCTGCATTTGCTCGGCATCGTCCTCACCATCGCCACACCTTATTTCAGCTCCGGTTTCTGGCCGCTGTTCATCTCCACCCTGTTCATCGGTATGGCGAACGGTACGGTGGAAGCAGCCTGCAACCCGCTCGTAGCCACTATCTTCCCCGATAATAAAACCACCAAGCTGAACCACTTTCACCTCTGGTTCCCCGGCGGTATCGTAGTAGGCGCGCTCGTGGTATTCCTGTTCAAGGAGCTCGGGCATGCCGACCTCTGGCAACTGCAGGTAGGCCTCATGATCATCCCTACGCTGCTGTACGGTTACCTCTTCTCCAAGCTGGACTTCCCCGTTACGGAGCGCGTGGCCGCGGGGGTTTCCAACGCACAGATGTACCGCTCGGTAACCAGCCGGCTGTTCATCTTCATGTTCATCTGCATGTTCGGCACGGCCATCACGGAACTCTTCACCAACCAATGGATCGAAATACTCCTGAAAAACGTAACGGAAAACGGTATCCTCATCCTGGCGCTCACCGCCGGCGTACAGGTGCTGGGCCGTGCAGTGGCAGGGCCTATCGTGCACCGGCTGTCGCCCACCGGCGTGCTGTTCATTTCAGCGATTTTGTCGGCCCTCGGGCTTTACCTCATGGGTAGCCAGTCTGGCAGCATGCTCTTCGTAGCCGCTGTCATTTTCGGTCTTGGCATCACTTACTTCTGGCCCACCATGCTCGGGTTCGTTTCCGAGAACATCCCGGAATCCGGTGCGCTCGGCATGAACCTCATGGGTGGCGCGGGTATGTTCGCCGTATCTATTTATATGATGTTCATGGGTGGTTTCTATGACAGCATCATCGGGAAGAACCTCCCCGCCGGCGGCACGCTCGATACCTTCCGCTCCGCCGCCCCCGGCACCGCCGAAGCAGCGGCCTACGCGCAGGCACAGGCGGTCGCAGGTCCGGAAATCATCAACGTGACCCTCGTGATACCCATTATACTCATCGTTGCCTTCGGCGGCCTTTATTTCTATATGAGAGGCAAAAGCAAACAACAATTACAAACTGCATAAACGTATCAGAAACTATATAGTATGAACAGGAAACTCAGAATGGGAATGATCGGAGGCGGGAAAGACGCCTTCATCGGGGCCATCCACCGCATCGCGGCGAATATGGACGGGCTCATCGAACTGAAAGCAGGTGCCTTGAGCATCAACCCCGAAGTGGCCGAAGACTCCGGGCGCTCGCTCTTCCTGGATAGCGACCGCATCTATACGGACTTCAAAACCATGCTCGAGAAGGAAGCCGCCATGCCGGCTGAAAAGCGGCTGGACTTCATCACCATCGTGACCCCCAACTTCGCACACTTCGAGCCGGCCATGATGGCCCTCGATAAAGGGTTCCACGTCGTGATCGAAAAGCCCATCACCTTCACCCTCGACGAAGCCAAACAACTCAAAGCCAAGGTGGAGCAGACCGGCCTCAGCCTCCTGCTCACCCACACCTATACCGGCTACCCCATGGTGAAACAGGCCCGCCAGATGGTGGCCAACGGCACCCTGGGCAAAATCCGCAAAGTATGGGTAGAATATCCGCAGGGCTGGCTGTCCAAACTCAGCGAGCGCGAAGGCAACGCACAGGCAGCCTGGCGCACCGACCCCAAGCGCTCCGGTAAAGCCGGCGCCATGGGCGATATCGGCACCCACGCCTTCAACCTCGCAGAATACATCACCGGCGATACCGTGGAAAAACTCTGCGCAGACAACCACATCATGGTGCCTGGCCGCCTGCTCGACGACGATGGCGCCGTGCTCATGCGCTTCACCAACGGCGCTGCAGGCGTACTGATGGCTTCGCAGGTAGCCGCCGGGGAAGAGAATGCCCTCAAAATCCGCGTATACGGAGAGAAAGGTGGTATGGAATGGGCACAGCACGAGCCGAACACCCTCATCGTGCGCTGGCTCGACAAGCCCGCCGAAATTCTCCGCGCAGGTGCCGGCAACCCGCACCTCAGCTCCTTCGCCACCCACAACTGCCGCACGCCGGGCGGTCACCCCGAAGGGTACCTCGAAGCATTCGGCAACCTGTACCGCAACTTCGCACTGTCGCTCCAGGCCCGTATAGACGGCACCGAAGCGTCGAAGGAAGCGCTCGACTTCCCCTCGGTTAACGAAGGTGTACGGGGCATGGCTTTCATCGATAATGTGGTGAAAAGCTCCGCCAGTACCGAAAAATGGACGACCTTCGAAATTTAGGTCGCCTTTTCGAAGAGATTGCGGAAATTGAATTTTTATTAATCTGATAAGGAAAAGCATATGAAGACGATCAAAGGGCCCGGCATTTTCCTGGCGCAGTTCCTGGACGACAAAGCCCCTTTCAATACCCTCGAAGGCATTACCAAATGGGCTGCCTCCCTGGGTTTCAAAGGGGTGCAGATCCCCACCTGGGACCCCCGGATGATAGACCTGAAGAAAGCCGCCGAGAGCCAGACCTATGCAGACGAGATCAAAGGCATCGTGCAAAGCGCAGGGATGGAGATCACCGAGCTGTCGACCCACTTACAGGGCCAGCTGGTGGCCGTTCACCCCGCCTATAACGAACTGTTCGACGGGTTCGCTCCCGCGGAACTGCGCGGCAGCGCCAACGTGAAAGCCCGTACGGAATGGGCCGTCCAGCAACTGAAATACGCCGCCAAAGCGAGCCGCAACCTGGGCCTGAACGCCCACGCCACTTTCAGCGGCGCGTTGCTCTGGCAAACGGTGTACCCCTGGCCCCAGCGCCCTGCAGGGCTCGTGGAAACGGGGTTCAAGGAGCTGGCCAACCGCTGGCTGCCGATCCTCAATGAAATGGATGCGAACGGCGTGGACCTCTGCTACGAGATCCACCCCGGCGAAGACCTGCACGACGGCATCAGCTACGAGCGGTTCCTCGCTGCCACCGGCAACCACAACCGCGCCTGCCTTTTGTATGATCCCAGCCACTTCGTGCTCCAGGCTATGGATTACCTCGAATACATCGATATCTACCACGAAAAAATAAAGATGTTCCATGTGAAAGACGCGGAATTCAATCCCACCGGCCGCTCCGGCGTGTACGGCGGGTACCAGTCGTGGATCGACCGGCCGGGGCGTTTCCGCTCCCTGGGCGATGGACAGGTGGATTTCAAGGCGGTGTTCAGCAAGCTGACCCAATACGATTTCTCCGGCTGGGCCGTGATGGAATGGGAATGCTGCATGAAGCACCCGGAAGACGGGGCACGCGAAGGCGCGCCGTTCATTAAGGATCATATTATCCGCGTCACCGAAAAAGCGTTCGACGATTTTGCCGGAACGGGTGCGGATGAAAACCTGAACAGACGTATATTAGGACTGTAATGGCTTTGCAATAACGATTTTCTAAAGACTTTAAAACTCAGTAAACGATGAAGAAATTATTCTTGATGCCGGTGGTAATTGGTTCCGTAGTGTTCATGGCAGCCTGCGGCGGCGGCGGTGAAGAAAAGAAAGCCGAAGAGAAGGCATCTCAAGAAGCCCCGGCTCCCGCGGCAGACAATTCCATGGTAGCCGACGTAACCGGCAAAGGAAAGGAACTGATGGCAGCGCAGGATTGCGCCACCTGCCACAAGGAAACCGAAAAAGTGATCGGGCCCGCCTTCAAGGAAATTGCCGCGAAATATCCCAACACCCCGGAAAACATCGCCACGCTGGCCGACAAGATCATCAGCGGCGGTTCCGGTAACTGGGGCGAAATTCCCATGGCTCCGCACGCCGGCATTTCCAAGCCCGACGCGGAAGAAATGGTGAAGTACATCCTGACTGTTAAATAAGAAACAACCCTATAAACAGTTCAACAATGACGAAACGTATATTATCCACCGTTATGCTGATCGGCGCCTTGTCTGCCGGTACAACCGCTTTCGCGCAGGAAGCCACGCTTTCCAAAAAAGAACAGAAAGCCGGCTGGAAACTGCTGTTCGATGGTAAAACCACCAACGGCTGGCGCGGCTACAAAACCCAGGAAGCCCCCGGCGCCTGGAAAGTAGAGAACGGTGCCCTCTTCCTCGACACCGATGCCAAAAAAGCAGGTGCCAAAGGCGGCGATATCATGACCGCCGAGCCATACGAAAACTATGAGCTCGAACTGGAATGGAAAATCTCCGAAGGCGGCAACTCCGGCATCATCTTCAGTGTACATGAAGACCCGAAATTCGGCGCCACCTACCAAACCGGCCCCGAAATGCAGGTGCTCGACGACGACAAGCATTCCGACGGCAAAATCCACAAACACAACTCCGGCGATCTCTACGATCTCATCGCTTCTCCCGCCCGCTACGCCAAACCCGTAGGCCAATGGAACACCGCGAAGATCATCAAGAAAGACGGCAAACTGACCCTCGTCTTCAACGGCCACAAAACCGCAGAAGTAACCATGGGCTCCGAAGCATGGGATAAACTCGTTGCCGGATCGAAATTCAAAGCCTGGGATGGCTTCGGCAAATTCCAGAAAGGACACATCGCCCTGCAAGACCATGGCGACAAAGTTTGGTACAGAAACATCAAGATCCGCCAACTGTAAGCCTTAACACATGATGCGCTACAAATATCTCTTCCTCCTCTGCGCCGTGGTTGCTATCTCCACCGGCCTGGTGGCTTTCAAAAAAGCAAAGCCCCGCCTGCTCGTTTTCTCGAAAACAGCAGGGTTCCGACACGATTGCATCCCCGTGGCCAAAGTGGCCATGCTGAAGCTGGGAGCGGAAAACGGTTATGAAGTGGATACCACCGAAGACGCATCCCTGTTCACCGCTAAAAACCTCGCCCGGTACAAAGCCGTAGTGTTCCTGAACACCACCGGCGATGTCCTCAACGATGATCAGCAGTCCGCCCTGGAAGGCTACATCCGGAAAGGCGGCGGGTACGCGGGCGTGCATGCGGCCACCGACACGGAGTACGACTGGCCCTGGTACAACCAGCTGGTTGGCGCGTACTTCCTCAGCCACCCGCACCAGCAAACCGCAACGCTCAACGTAGTGGACAGGAACCACCCCGCAACGGCCCACCTCGAGCCTACCTGGGTGCGCAAAGACGAATGGTACAACTTCAAAAGCATCGTGCCCGGGCTGAACGTCCTCATCAAAATCGATGAAAGCTCCTACGAAGGCGGCAAGAACGACGGCAACCACCCCATGAGCTGGTACCGCGAGTTCGACGGCGGCCGCACCTTCTACACCGAGCTGGGCCATACCAAAGAGTCGTACAGCGAGCCCGCTTTCCTCAAACACATCCTCGGCGGGATCAACTACGCCGCAGGAAAGAAGAAGTAGGCAACCATGCATAACTTACCAGTAGAGACGCTTCCATGCGTCTCTACTTGCTTTTAAATACCACGTTTACTATCGATTAATTGAACGATACCATGAAGCATATCACATACCTGCTCGTCTTTATCGTTGCGGCAACCATGCTCAGCTGCAGCAAAACCCGGCCCGGAAAAGCGAAAGTGCTCGTCTTCTCCAAAACCGCCGGATTCCGCCACGCCTCCATCCCCGCGGGCATCGAGGCACTCCGGAAAATGGGCGCCGAAAATAATTTCGACGTCGACACCACCGAAGATGCCGGCAAATTCACGGAGAACAATCTCAAACAATACTCCGCCATCATCTTCCTCAACACCACCGGCGATGTCCTGAACACCGCACAGGAAGCGGATTTTGAACGGTACGTACAATCCGGGGGAGGCTTCGTGGGCATTCACGCTGCCACCGACACCGAGTACGACTGGGCCTGGTACGGCAAACTGGTTGGCGCCTACTTCTCCGACCACCCGGCCGGCACTCACAAAGCAAAACTCATCGTCACCGACAAAAGCCACCCATCCACCGCCAACCTCCCCGACACCTGGGAGCATACCGACGAATGGTATAACTTCAAAAACGTGAACAAGGAGACGAAAGTGCTCATGAAAGTCGACGAATCCACATACGCCGGCGGCAAAATGGGCAACGACCACAACATCTCCTGGTACCACGAATACGACGGCGGCCGCGCGTTCTACACCGAACTGGGCCATACGGAAGAATCCTACAAAGAAGAAAACTTCCTCAAACATGTGCTCGGCGGCATTCAGTACGCCATCGGCAAAAACCTGGAACTGGATTACGCAAAAGCCAAATCGCTCCGCGTTCCGGAAGAAGACCGCTTCACCCGTCAAACCCTCACCAGCGGCGAGTTCTTCGAGCCCACCGAAATGGCCATCCTCCCCAACCTCGACATCCTCGTTGCACAACGCCGTGGCGAACTGATGCTCTACAGCAACGCTTCGCAGAAACTTTCACAAGTTGGCCTGCTGCACGTGTACCATAAAACGGAAGTCCCCAATGTGAACGCGGAAGAAGGACTCATGGGCCTCGCCGCCGATCCGGACTACGCGAAAAATAATTACATCTACCTCTTCTATTCTCCCACCGATACTTCCGTGAACCGCCTCAGCCGGTTCAAATTCGTGAACGGCCAGCTGGATATGCAATCCGAAAAAGTGATCCTCCAGTTCTACTCCCAGCGCGATATCTGCTGCCACACCGGCGGCTCCATCGCGTTCGGCCCGGATGGCTTGCTCTACGTTTCCACCGGCGACAATACCACACCGTTCGACGAAGCCGGACAGCCTTACGTGAGCAAAGGCTACGGCCCTGTAGACGACCGTCCCGGCCACCAGCAGTACGACGGCCGCCGCAGTTCTTCCAACACCAACGACCTCCGCGGTAAAGTGCTGCGCATCCGGTTGAAGGAAGACGGTTCTTACGAAATCCCGGAAGGCAACCTTTTCCCGGTTGGTACCGCGAAAACGAAACCCGAGATCTATACGATGGGGACCCGCAACCCGTATCGCATTTCCATCGACCGCAAAACGAATTTCCTCTATTGGGGCGAAGTAGGGCCCGATGCGGCGAACGACGATTCTACCCGCGGCCCGCGCGGATACGACGAAGTGAACCAGGCGAAGAAGGCCGGCTATTACGGTTATCCGCTGTTCATCGCCGACAATAAACCGTATCGCGCTTACGATTATACAACAGGCGTTTCCGGACCTTACAATGATCCGAAGAAGCCCATCAACAATTCCCGCAACAATACCGGTCTCACCGAACTGCCGCCCGCGCAGCCCGCGTTCATCTGGTACCCTTATGGCAAATCTGACGAGTTTCCGCTGGTGGGCACCGGTGGCCGTAACGCAGAAGCAGGGCCGGTGTACTACAGCGAATTCTATCCGAAAGAAACCCGCCTGCCGGATTACTACAACGGCAAACTGTTCATCTACGATTGGATCAGGGGCTGGGTGATGGCGGTTACGATGGATAAAGACGGTAATTATGTGAAGATGGAACGCTTCCTGCCGTCGCAGAAATTCAACGCGCCAATCGATATGGAAATGGGCCCCGACGGAAAGCTGTACATCCTCGAATACGGGAATGGTTGGTTCTCCAAAAACGCTGACGCAGGGCTGGTCCGCATCGATTACAATGGCGGCAACCGTGCACCGAAAGTGAAGATGGAAGTGGAAAAACTGACCGGCGCACTGCCGTTTACCGTGAAAGCTTCCGCAGAAGGTTCCGTTGACCCAGACGGCGACGCGATCACCTACACCTGGAATTTCGGGAACGGCAATAAGAAAGAAACGACAACGCCTTCAGCGGAATTCACTTACACCACCGCCGGAGAATACCCGGTTTCAGTGGAAGTGACCGACGACAAGGGCGCACATACCCTGAGCCAGACCATCCAGGTGTATGCGGGGAACGAAACGCCCACCGTGAACATCCAGGTGAAAGGCAACAGCATGTTCTATTTCCCCGGAAAGAAAGTGGATTATGCGGTGGAAGTGGCCGACAAGGAAGACGGGCAGTCCGCTGCCGGCGGTTTCGACATCGCCAACCTGTACGTGAAAGCGATTTATATGGAAGGGCGCGACAAGGCAGCGATGTCTCAGGGCCACCAGATCATCTCCGGTGCGATCGCAGGGAAAAACATCATGGAAACTTCCGACTGTAAAACCTGTCATAAGCCGAACGAGAAATCCATCGGGCCGAGCTTCGTGGAAGTGGCGAACAAGTATAAGGCGGATCCGAAATCGCCCGACTACCTGGCCGACAAGATCATCAAAGGCGGCGGCGGTGTCTGGGGCGAAACGGCGATGGCCGCGCACCCCGGCATTTCTCACGGCGAAGCCAAACAGATCGTGGAATACATCTTCTCCCTGGCGGGCGGCGCCAAACAGGACCCCTCGCTGCCGGCGAGCGGCAGCCTGAACGCGACGTTGGGCAATGAAGTGAAAGACAGGGGGATTCTTTACCTGATCGCTACCTATACCGACAAAGGCGGTCCGGGCATCCGGCCGATTACGGGAACCGCCAGTGTGGAACTGCGCAACCCGAAAATCCAGGCGGAAAGCTACAAGGGGTCTGACGGTGCGAATTCCGTGGAGATCGAAGGGATGAAACTGCTGGTTCCGGGCGCCAATACCTGGGCGGCATATCCCAACCTCGATCTGACCGGTGTTTCCGGCATCGAGCTGACGTACTTCGTGCGGGAGATCCCTGCTCACGGCTATACCGTTTCCGCGCATCTGGACAGCCAGTCCGGCGCGGCGCTTGGCAGTGTAACGATCGGCAAGGGCGCGAAAGCGGGCCAGCCGAACGTGGCGAACATTTCCTTCCCGGCGATCGCCGGCGGGAAGAAGCAGTCGCTGGTGCTGGTGATCAAGGCGGCCGATCCGGCCGAGCAGACGCCGGTGGCGATCGATTACTTCAGATTGCAGGCTAA
Proteins encoded in this region:
- a CDS encoding MFS transporter yields the protein MKQIQPKSLFVASCLALLVTSLSFGIRAGILGQLGVQFHLNAQELSIIAGTAFWGFPLAVVLGGFIVDAIGMKRLLIAAFVLHLLGIVLTIATPYFSSGFWPLFISTLFIGMANGTVEAACNPLVATIFPDNKTTKLNHFHLWFPGGIVVGALVVFLFKELGHADLWQLQVGLMIIPTLLYGYLFSKLDFPVTERVAAGVSNAQMYRSVTSRLFIFMFICMFGTAITELFTNQWIEILLKNVTENGILILALTAGVQVLGRAVAGPIVHRLSPTGVLFISAILSALGLYLMGSQSGSMLFVAAVIFGLGITYFWPTMLGFVSENIPESGALGMNLMGGAGMFAVSIYMMFMGGFYDSIIGKNLPAGGTLDTFRSAAPGTAEAAAYAQAQAVAGPEIINVTLVIPIILIVAFGGLYFYMRGKSKQQLQTA
- a CDS encoding sugar phosphate isomerase/epimerase, translating into MKTIKGPGIFLAQFLDDKAPFNTLEGITKWAASLGFKGVQIPTWDPRMIDLKKAAESQTYADEIKGIVQSAGMEITELSTHLQGQLVAVHPAYNELFDGFAPAELRGSANVKARTEWAVQQLKYAAKASRNLGLNAHATFSGALLWQTVYPWPQRPAGLVETGFKELANRWLPILNEMDANGVDLCYEIHPGEDLHDGISYERFLAATGNHNRACLLYDPSHFVLQAMDYLEYIDIYHEKIKMFHVKDAEFNPTGRSGVYGGYQSWIDRPGRFRSLGDGQVDFKAVFSKLTQYDFSGWAVMEWECCMKHPEDGAREGAPFIKDHIIRVTEKAFDDFAGTGADENLNRRILGL
- a CDS encoding ThuA domain-containing protein is translated as MMRYKYLFLLCAVVAISTGLVAFKKAKPRLLVFSKTAGFRHDCIPVAKVAMLKLGAENGYEVDTTEDASLFTAKNLARYKAVVFLNTTGDVLNDDQQSALEGYIRKGGGYAGVHAATDTEYDWPWYNQLVGAYFLSHPHQQTATLNVVDRNHPATAHLEPTWVRKDEWYNFKSIVPGLNVLIKIDESSYEGGKNDGNHPMSWYREFDGGRTFYTELGHTKESYSEPAFLKHILGGINYAAGKKK
- the secA gene encoding preprotein translocase subunit SecA, producing MLGFLTKLFGGNKSERDIRLILPMVKQINEEYEKLSSLPIDELRGKTQVFRSRIKDHLAEIDREIAEKKTSAESEEDVNTKDLIYREIDKLQKDRNKKIEEVLNQLLPEAFAVVKESARRLKENPVITATATDMDRNLAVLRDYVTIEGDKVAWKNTWIAGGTEVTWNMVHYDVQLIGGMVLHQGKISEMATGEGKTLVSTLPAYLNALTGEGVHVVTVNDYLARRDSEWNGPLFEFLGITVDCIDKHQPNSFERRNAYQADITYGTNNEFGFDYLRDNMVHSPEEMVQRKHHFAMVDEVDSVLIDDARTPLIISGPIPRGDEQEFHTLKPRIQRLVEEQRKIVTSSLLEAKKLIAEGKDDPKTGGLALMRAHRGLPKNSALIKYLSEPGMKVLQQKAENYYIADQQREMPKVDEGLLFHIDEKNNSVDLTDKGIALITGAGEDPAFFVMPDVGSEIAELEKMDLTAEDKMARKDQLLQDFAVKSERIHSVQQLLKAYTLFEKDVEYVVMDGKVKIVDEQTGRILDGRRYSDGLHQAIEAKENVKVEAATQTFATITLQNYFRMYHKLGGMTGTATTEAGEFWEIYKLDVVTIPTNLPITRKDAEDLVYKTKRDKYRAVIEEIKKLKEAGRPVLVGTTSVEVSELLGKMLTFEKIPHNVLNAKQHAREAQIVAEAGMPGAVTIATNMAGRGTDIKLGPGVKDAGGLAIIGTERHESRRVDRQLRGRAGRQGDPGTSQFFVSLEDDLMRMFGSDRIAALMDRMGYKEGEVIQHSMITRSIERAQKKVEENNFGIRKRLLEYDDVMNKQRTVIYSKRNHALFGERLAIDIDNAFYEVADNLVNTHRATGDFEAFKLEVIKNFAIDTVISEDEFQKGNVQEIAEKLYGEAVANYHRRTNEVVTGTYPVIKKIFEEQGQHIENISIPFTDGRRGLHVLAPLRKVVDTHGKETISALERSITLNLIDDAWKEHLRAMDDLKQSVQSAVYEQKDPLLIYKFEAFELFKQMSAENSKEIVSFLCKAGIPGQQAEEEAQITEGHEEKTDMSHMRASHQDPEASNGHNAPQQQQGSASARREDYAPAMDEPKQEPVRVGPKVGRNDPCPCGSGKKFKNCHGKEQ
- a CDS encoding Gfo/Idh/MocA family oxidoreductase — protein: MNRKLRMGMIGGGKDAFIGAIHRIAANMDGLIELKAGALSINPEVAEDSGRSLFLDSDRIYTDFKTMLEKEAAMPAEKRLDFITIVTPNFAHFEPAMMALDKGFHVVIEKPITFTLDEAKQLKAKVEQTGLSLLLTHTYTGYPMVKQARQMVANGTLGKIRKVWVEYPQGWLSKLSEREGNAQAAWRTDPKRSGKAGAMGDIGTHAFNLAEYITGDTVEKLCADNHIMVPGRLLDDDGAVLMRFTNGAAGVLMASQVAAGEENALKIRVYGEKGGMEWAQHEPNTLIVRWLDKPAEILRAGAGNPHLSSFATHNCRTPGGHPEGYLEAFGNLYRNFALSLQARIDGTEASKEALDFPSVNEGVRGMAFIDNVVKSSASTEKWTTFEI
- a CDS encoding DUF1080 domain-containing protein, with product MTKRILSTVMLIGALSAGTTAFAQEATLSKKEQKAGWKLLFDGKTTNGWRGYKTQEAPGAWKVENGALFLDTDAKKAGAKGGDIMTAEPYENYELELEWKISEGGNSGIIFSVHEDPKFGATYQTGPEMQVLDDDKHSDGKIHKHNSGDLYDLIASPARYAKPVGQWNTAKIIKKDGKLTLVFNGHKTAEVTMGSEAWDKLVAGSKFKAWDGFGKFQKGHIALQDHGDKVWYRNIKIRQL
- a CDS encoding c-type cytochrome produces the protein MKKLFLMPVVIGSVVFMAACGGGGEEKKAEEKASQEAPAPAADNSMVADVTGKGKELMAAQDCATCHKETEKVIGPAFKEIAAKYPNTPENIATLADKIISGGSGNWGEIPMAPHAGISKPDAEEMVKYILTVK
- a CDS encoding ThuA domain-containing protein, which encodes MKHITYLLVFIVAATMLSCSKTRPGKAKVLVFSKTAGFRHASIPAGIEALRKMGAENNFDVDTTEDAGKFTENNLKQYSAIIFLNTTGDVLNTAQEADFERYVQSGGGFVGIHAATDTEYDWAWYGKLVGAYFSDHPAGTHKAKLIVTDKSHPSTANLPDTWEHTDEWYNFKNVNKETKVLMKVDESTYAGGKMGNDHNISWYHEYDGGRAFYTELGHTEESYKEENFLKHVLGGIQYAIGKNLELDYAKAKSLRVPEEDRFTRQTLTSGEFFEPTEMAILPNLDILVAQRRGELMLYSNASQKLSQVGLLHVYHKTEVPNVNAEEGLMGLAADPDYAKNNYIYLFYSPTDTSVNRLSRFKFVNGQLDMQSEKVILQFYSQRDICCHTGGSIAFGPDGLLYVSTGDNTTPFDEAGQPYVSKGYGPVDDRPGHQQYDGRRSSSNTNDLRGKVLRIRLKEDGSYEIPEGNLFPVGTAKTKPEIYTMGTRNPYRISIDRKTNFLYWGEVGPDAANDDSTRGPRGYDEVNQAKKAGYYGYPLFIADNKPYRAYDYTTGVSGPYNDPKKPINNSRNNTGLTELPPAQPAFIWYPYGKSDEFPLVGTGGRNAEAGPVYYSEFYPKETRLPDYYNGKLFIYDWIRGWVMAVTMDKDGNYVKMERFLPSQKFNAPIDMEMGPDGKLYILEYGNGWFSKNADAGLVRIDYNGGNRAPKVKMEVEKLTGALPFTVKASAEGSVDPDGDAITYTWNFGNGNKKETTTPSAEFTYTTAGEYPVSVEVTDDKGAHTLSQTIQVYAGNETPTVNIQVKGNSMFYFPGKKVDYAVEVADKEDGQSAAGGFDIANLYVKAIYMEGRDKAAMSQGHQIISGAIAGKNIMETSDCKTCHKPNEKSIGPSFVEVANKYKADPKSPDYLADKIIKGGGGVWGETAMAAHPGISHGEAKQIVEYIFSLAGGAKQDPSLPASGSLNATLGNEVKDRGILYLIATYTDKGGPGIRPITGTASVELRNPKIQAESYKGSDGANSVEIEGMKLLVPGANTWAAYPNLDLTGVSGIELTYFVREIPAHGYTVSAHLDSQSGAALGSVTIGKGAKAGQPNVANISFPAIAGGKKQSLVLVIKAADPAEQTPVAIDYFRLQAK